The Ursus arctos isolate Adak ecotype North America chromosome X, UrsArc2.0, whole genome shotgun sequence genome includes the window ggatcgaggcccgagtcgtcggggtccctgctcactggggggcctgtttctccctctccctgccgctctgcctacctgtgctctctctctctctctctaatacaaatatgatctttaaaaataaacaaataaataaaaaacaattaatatgttaaaatcaACTAGCAACATGTTTTAATCGTTAGGTAtgttcaatgtttttaaattctagggGGTAGCATAGCATAaatcacaaaaaagaagaaaaaaacgtAAAGTGTACTTAAaagttattcatttaacaaaaattttgaCAATAGTCTCTGGATTTAAACAAACGTTACatcttttaacagtattttttgaaTCACTTACTCTGGTTCTGGATTCTTTGGAGAAAGTCCCCATACTTCAGGAGCTCCCAATTCtccaatcctctctctctcccttaatcTCCTAGAAGATATAGGCATATAAATTATAACTCCATGGCTAAATGGTCTCCTAAATATATAATCAATTCAAAGGAGTCCAGTTAAgtcctattttcctattttaaaagttaaattaataaattaagtaTACTCATTGTAATTTGATGTTCTTGATAGTACTATCAAATGGCACAGACTACAGACAGCCTGAGGCCAGGCCAGAAATACAGCCTAAAAGGTTGTCAAGTGCATCTCTTCTGCCTCTTGCATGACCTAGCTCCTAATTGCTCATTTCGTCTTCTGCAATATGTGACACAAAcagttttatatttggaaataacttcttTGTTTACATACATTTTTGAGAGTAAAGAGCAATCTCTACTTTTGATTTAGTCAAACCCGTTTTCAGAAACTCaggaattaataaagaaaacaaaaatgaagcattagaaacagaaaataaagaaagctctgaaaatgaaagaaaagttttatttgacAAAAACTGTCCTAAATGagaaacagggtttttttttttctgttttccctttagttcctttttttggaaaaagGACTATATCCTCTATCTACTCTTGGAGGACAggaaaaatttgtcatttttttcttttaattttgctcacaaacaaaatacaaaaaacaaaggcTCAATTCCTCAAAGTTTAGCTCCTTGTGATTCCATTTGttacacacacccacccaccccttacAAAATAAACTGGTTTGATTGCTTGAATAtactattttttacttctttatttaggAGAAAAGATTATAATCGTGCAGAATTAGACTCAGGTTTCCCACTTGAAGAAAGAGCCTAAAAGGGTTATACTTATAACCCAACTTGGACTATATATGCAGGGGGAAGTATGACAGGCTGTAAGAACAGTCACGTTCTcatccctgctgcccccagcttCATCTGTACTCGTAAGGTAAATTATTGATCTTCTAAATGTACAAATGCAAATTTCACCCAAGAAgttctgatatcttttttttttttttttaatgattttttattatattatgttagtcaccatacagtacatccccggtttccgatgtaaggctcgatgattcattagttgtctTTTGATGAGAATCGTCCAGTAGGAAGCTGGTTGCTTTTtgacgaacacagccaggaggtaACTGAAAAATTTAATTTGGAGAGGTAGGTCTCCAACCTAACTCAGTaggttttttattgtttctgcttCCATTCAGGAAACCCCAATAGCAAACACTCAAGGACTAATTATTATGTCCCAGGAACTAAATCATCACAACTCTAAAGGCTCAGCGCCAATTTTAGCctttttaaatggttaagaaataaagctcagagaagttcaagaaacttgctcaaggtcatacaactaTTACACAGCAAAGCATGGCTTCAAACTCAGGCATTCCGATTCTGGAGCCCGTCCTCTTCACCGCCATCCTTTATTACTTCCCATTCTTGGGAAAAAAGAGATTTATGGAGACGTCGCCCAGCTTTGGAATCTTAACCTGCCCCTCCATGCCTGTGCtactcttaaaaatcttttttgacaCAGAGgacatgtaggggcgcctgggtggctcagccggttaagcgctGGCCTTCTGCTGGGTCACGATCGGGCCCCGggggcgggctccctgctcagcggggaacctgcttctcccgctgcctgctgctccccttgcttgttctctccctctgtcaaataaatttaaaaaatcctaaaaacacacacacacacaggggaccTGTAGAGCACCTAGTACAGCGCCTGACAGAATTTAACACTCAATAACCATTAGCTACTAAGACTTACACGATAATAATTATaaccctttccctttctccttcttaaaCTATCCACTTTTCCACTCCAATACGCACTCATGAGAGGACACCTGATCTCACCCTGACCTCGGTTTTCACGGTCACACTGAGACCACCGAACAGGGCCTTTTTCCACGTAGCTTAATCAACAGTTTAGCAGGTCACTTTTCCCACATGCAATCATCTGGTCTCAGGGGTTCTTCTCCCCTCCGATTTAAACTCTTCATCCCCAGCCTTCCCGACTGGCTACACGACATTTCCACTGTACACGTCCTGTCACCTCCAACCTGTGTGATCATTCAGCAAGGTACGGTGGTACGCCTACAAAGCGCGAGGCACTGCTCATTTTGGGCTAATAGGTCTCCTTTGCCAAGAGCTCAATCGAGCGCGAAATTAAAGCacgcttggaaaaaaaaaagtaagcaaaataaaacagctaCAACCAAGCGAAAACTGTAATTCGGGTAGGTCTGAGGCTCCCGACGGAACCGCTGCATAGCCAGGAGGCAGAAGCAGCGAAGACACCAGGGCGCGGGGAGAAGGGGCCCGAGGACGAGTGAAAACCCAAGGGGAGAAACGGGCGGAAAAAGGCGttgtcgggggaggggggtggggctgaaGGGCTAGGCAGGGGCGCCCGGCAGAGAGCGAAAAGCGCAAGTCAGACTCCCAGTGCCCGTCTCACTCACTTCTGCCGCaggctctcctccctctccttgtccAGAAGGCTAGGCCACGGCTTGTCGCTCCCGTAGGGGCGCGAGTAGCCGCCATAATACGCGGTCGAGGAGGCTGACGCGAAGGGGTTGCCCCGCAGCGCAGAGGGCCGCTCCCGGGAGCGTGACCGCGAGCGGGATCGGTAGGACTGGTGTCGCGACCCCTGACTGAAGCCGCCCAGCTGATGGCTGAGACCATTCCGAGAGCACGAGTGCGAGCGGCGGCCCCGCGGGGAGCGGGCGGATCTGCTGGGTTTAGGGCTCCTCGACGAACTGCGACGCTTTCCCCCGGAGCCCGAGGCCTCCCCCTCAGGGCTGCGCGAACCCGACACCGGAGCCATCGCGGCCGCTGGGTACCCTAAGCCGCTAGAGAAGGGGACGCTCTCGCGAGCCTAGGAAGATCTCGGTTGGTCTGGTCCCAAACCCGCCGTCGCGCCACCGCCCGAAACTGAGGAAACCTTGGAAACAGTTCCGGGTACGTCGGCAAATCCCTTCCCCCGACCTAGGCGGTCCTGCCCACGAGACGGAGATGTGTGTATCGGTGTAAAGAAGTCCGTGGGGCAACCGGATCCACTCACCCTTCCGGTCCCGAGTGAGGCTGCTCCTATCTAAACTGGACTAGAGAACGAGTCATTGCTTTAGCCTCGAGTTGAAATACCTGAAGGGAAGGGCGAGAGGCCACAGGAGACCTTTCCCCGAGCGGCCGTGTGAATAACAAAGCCAATGTAACTTTACATATATACgttgtttgcatgtgtgtggctgtgtgtagGAGTATACCACCCCACAcacaattttttcaaagatttttatttatttgagagagcgcgggCGAGCACGAgggggggaggtagagggagaacagactccccgctgagcaaggagccccaggtggggctcgaacccaggatggtgggatcatgatctgagccggaGGCAGTCGCTTAagcgagtcacccaggcgccccccccaacttattttttctttcttccttatatttcttttctttcttttcttttcttttcttttcttttcttttcttttcttttctctttttatttatttgacagagagagagatagccagccgtagagggaacacaagcagggggagtgaaagaggaagaagcagcctcccagcggagcaggtaacccgatgtggggctcgatcccagaaccctgggatcacgccctgagctgaaggcagacgcataacgaatgagccacccaggcgcccccaattttttctttctaacctcAAACTAAATAAGGAGGGTTTATCAATATTGGTGGTGAGCTGTGATGTTTAAGCCGCATTTGCCCAGTTAGCTTAGAGGGCGCAAATTCTTTGTTAATAATTTGAGCCTGATACACTACAGTTAAGCTCACAGCCCAGAGAAAACTGCTTATTCATTCCCCAGAAATTCATCTCCACTAATATGCACCAGCAAAAGGAATTTGTAAGCCCCTTCTTGTCCAGCCCCTTAAACTGGTCCCATCATACACTAGCTCAAGCAATACATGGTTAATGGTTATCTATTCTATTCAtttcatactgtttttaaaagaaagaatatttgaacacTAATTTACTGACTTTAATTTGTGAAGGTGCAATGAGTTTACTATGGAAATTCAGAATCCAGTCTACTAGTAGCTAGATGGCCTTTTGGGCCTTTCCTCCTAAGAAGTAACTTATCAGACCATGAAAACTAATGCCATCAGTTATTGGAAATCTCCTTTTTTAGAATTTAAGGGAAAGATGCTAACATAATGTAAATGGAAAAAGTGAACCGCACTACTGGATATCTTCTATGTAAAAACAGTTGATCATGGGATGAGCGCCAAGGACTGAACTGAGTAGGAGAAATTATATGATTTGGGGTGGggatttggagaaatttctaATAAGAAAGTTTTggatgggagcacctgggtggctcagtcggttaagcacctgcctttggctgaggtcatgagcccagggttctgggatggagcccgcttctggctccctgctcagcagtgagcctgcttcaccctctccgtctgccactatccctgcttgtgctctctctgtcaaataaataaataaaatcttttaaagaagaaagttttGGATGGAAAACCTATCCCTAACTTTTGGGATACCAGGCTGTACACTTTCCCATCTACTGGCTATAAAAGCCGACTTTGCAACAGCCCTTGGGCTACCTGCCCAATGGCTGGTAGACATGCACTTTAGTTCCAGCGATAAAACCCATGCCCCAGCCCCTCTCGTTGGCATGAtactacaaaataatttaaaaagttttaaaaacttaacgTTTGGTATGAagtgtgaagccatctggtcctggacttttgtttgttgggagtctTCTGACtacagattcaatttcattattagtaatcagcctgttcagattttctattgaTTCTTCATTCAGTCTTGGAAgagtgtatgtttctaggaatttatccatttcttccagattgtgcaatttgttggcatataatttttggTAGTACTCTCTTACAGTCCTTTGTGTTCCTGTGGTGTCACTGGTAACTccgctttcatttctgatttgattCACCTGagtcccctctcttttttttcttaatggtttatcaattttgtttatcttttcaaagaaccagctcttaattTCACTACCTTTCCTATTGCTTTttcagtctctatttcatttatttctgctctgatctttattatttccttccttctattaacttcggactttgttcttttcttttagttcttttaggtataaggttagattgtttatttgaggtttttcttgtttcttgaggcagGCTTGTATTGCtctgaacttccctcttagtactgcttttgctgtgttccaaagattttttaattaattaattaattgacagagagagagagtgcaaacgggaagtggcaggcagaggcagagggagagcagggatcacgacaggagccaaaggcagacgcttaaccaaccaagccacccaggcgcacctttattttttaattttttttccaaatacttttttaagtttatattttcattttaatttgcctcaaagtattttttatttcctttgacaaTGCTTTTGTCCTAAAGAACCTACAGATTCCTGCTCCTCCAGCACATACCCTAACATTAGTCAGTAAATCTTCATGGAAGGCCCAGGTGCTTTTCAAGCTGTTGCCCCTGTGCTGGGTCCGAGTTTATGCACAGGCCCTTTAGCCGCGGAGCGGCAGTTTTCTACAGCCCTCTGACTCCCCGGGAGTTATGCCCCTCTGATGTGCAAAGCCAGACATTATATGGGATCATCTTCCTGGTGGAGGTCTCCAGGGCGGGAGGTACCTGATGTTCGGCTTAAACCCTTGCTCCCCATGGAGGATGTCCACACCTGTGATGTCCTCCCACTTGTGGGTCACTGCCCTGGGGGGTGTGGGTCCTGAACAGACTgcatctctgtccctccttcccttcttgatgtggctttttctttgtatctttaggTGTGCAAGAATTGAGCTGCTGGTCCTGAATTGCTCTATACATAGATGCAGCCTTGGTGTgaccatgggaggaggtgagctcaggattTTCCTACTCTGTCATCTTGACCGCCCCCCAGGGcacacatttttaattctaatgaggtccaagttctcagtttttctttcatgggTTGTGCTGTtggtgttgtattttttttttaagattcatttatttattttagagagagagacagagagcgagagtccggggggtgaggggtggaggggcagagggagagggagagagaaacttcaggagACTCctggtgctgagcatggagaccccTGTTGGTGTCGTATTTCAAAACCCTTTGccaggggtacctaggtggctcagtcgggtggggtctgactcttggtttcggctcaggtcatgatcttgaggtcacgatctcggggtcgtgggattaaGCTCATCTTGGGGCTCTGTGGgggctctgcttgagattctctctttctctccctctcctctctccctctgcccctcccccccactcgcatgctcgctcgctctctccccctaaaataaataaatacatcttcaaagaatattttaaaaactttttgccAAGGCCGAGGTTACCGagattttctcctacattttaCATGAGCACAGACAGtctctttatttattcagttctttgatttcttaagtcagagttttatagttttccacaTATAGATATTGGGATATCGCACATATTTTGTTGggtttatgccttttatttcaatttttttggtgCTAATATAAATGATGCTGTGTTTTAAATTGTACATTCCAATTGCTCAtcgctggtatataggaaagtgtTTGACCTTTGTATATTAACCTGTGCCCTGCAATTTTGCTATAACTATTTATGAGTTCTAGGAagatttgtttgttggtttttttttttttaacaattctttgGGAATTTCTCCCTAGACAAtcgtgtcatctgtgaacaaagacagttttatttctaccTTCCCCATCTACataccttttttcctttgtcttactgcatcagctaggacttccagtatgatgttcaATAAGAGTAGTTAGAGAGCTCCCCCCTGCTTTCTTCCGGATCGTAGTAGGGTAAAAGCCTCTAATTTCTCACCACTACGTATGTTAataactgtaggtttttcatagatgtcctttatcatgttgaggagCTGCCCTTacattcctagtttgctgagaggttttttggtttttttgaagattttatttgtttgagagagagagagagagagagggcacacacacaagcagggggagagacaggtagagggagagggagaagcaggctccccgcggggCAGAGAACCTGATGCGGGCCGATCCCACggatcacctgagccaaaggcagatgcttagccccCTGAatcccccaggagccccttgctGAGCGTTTTTAGCATGAgttggtgttggattttgtcaagtgctttttctgcatctgatgATATGATCATGTCATTCTTTAGAGTGTTGATGTGATGGAGTATATTAATTGACTTTTTGAATGTGAACTAGCCTTGCATACCTGAGATAAATCCTAGTTGGTCATAGTATATACTTCTTTTCATACATTCTTGGATTTGATCTGCTAATatttggttgaggatttttgcattttttcatgAGAGTAATTggtctttggttttcctttcttacaatgtattgtctggttttagtaccagggtaatgctgacctcatagaacaAGTTAGGAAGCATTCCCTTGGTTCTATTTTCTAGACCAGATTATAGAGAATTCGTATCATTTCTTCCtgaaacatttggtagaattcccccggtGAACCCATTtgtgcctggtgctttctgttttggaaggttattaattattgattcaatttaaaatagatataggcctattcatatagtctatttctcttttatgagTATTGTTagattgtgtttttcaaagaattgggcCATTGtttctaagttatcaaatttgtggccagagttgttcataatatgcttttattatccttttaatgtcagCAGAATCAGAAGTGATGTCCCCCTCTCATTTCTGATGGTagcaatttgtgtcttctctctttttatcttggtTAGCCTGAACAGATACTTATCACTTTTATCAGTATTTTCACATAACCAACTTTTggattcattgattttctctattgttttcttgttttcaatttcactgatttgtgctctgatttttatatcttttcttctgcttacttggatttaacttgctcttctttctctaggtTCCTACGGTGGAAACTGAGAttattaattttggatttttcttcttttctaatatatgcattcattgTGACGAATGTCTCTCCATGCACTGATTTCCTTTGCATCCTCAAATTTTgacaagttgtgttttcatttccatttagttcaaaatgtttttttttttaattctcttgaggtttattctttgatccatgtgttatctagaagtgtgttttatggcccaggatatAGTCTATCttagtgaatgttccatgtgagcttgagaaggataagcattctgctgttgttgaagtattctataaatgtcatttaGATCTGGTTTATGGATGGTGCTCTTAGTTCAATTATATTTGATTCTACTGGTTTTCTACctgctgtctttgtcagtttgTAACAGAGGGGATGTTGAAGTCCTCAAGTACAAtaatggatttgtctatttctccctgcGGTTCTGTCAGGTTTTGACTCATGTATTTTGACACTGTGTTGTTAAGCATGTACACATTAAGGATTGGTGCCTTCTGGAAAATTGAGTCTTTTGCTGTTATGTaatgcccctctttatccctgataattttccttgttccGAAGTGTGCTTTGTCTGAGATAGTGCAGCTTTGTTTTGCTCGGTGTTGGCATGATATATCTTTCTCAATGTCTTTACCTTTAAGCTAtctgtgtctttgtatttatttatttgaagatttatttatttatttgagagagagagagcacaatcgggaggggcagggaggaaggagagagaatctcaagtgaactccatgctgagtgtggagcctgatgcagggctcgatctcacaactctgagatcaccccccgagccgaaaccaagagttggatgcttaaccatcaCTCAAGCACccctgtgtcttttatttatttatttatttatttatttatttatttatttatttaagatttcattggtttatttgagagagagagagcacacaagcagggggagtggcaggcagagggagggggacaagcaggctccccaccaagccgggagcccaacgaggggtttgatcccaggaccctaagatcacgcttaagtgactgagctacccaggtgccctgtgtctttatatttaaagtaggtttctggggtgcctggctggctcagtcagaggagggtgtgactcttgatctcagggttgtgagttcaagccccatgttcggtgtagaaattacttaaaatctttgaaaaataaaaaaattaaaaacaaagtaggtTTCTTTAGGTGACATGTAGTtggctcttgtttatttttttatccagacTTACTGTCTCTTTTAATTGGCATATTTAgactattcacatttaaaattattcttgatatattttgattaatatctaccatttttatgatcattttctattctttgttattgttcttggtttctattttgtcttccactctttttctgccttctctggttttaattgaactttttattatgattcaattttctctcctctcttaacATCTCAGTAacacttagaaattttttttagtggttgccctagaatttgcaatatacatttacaacaaaTAAGTCCACTTTCAAGAAACACTAGATCATTTCACTGGTAGCACAAGTACCTTATGTGGAGTGTGGCCAGTTCCTTTCTCCTATCTTGTATAACTGTGCTGTCATTCCCTTCACTTATCCATATGCTATAATTACTGAATACATTTTTGCTATTATTCTTTTGAACAAACCATTATCTGTTAGATCAactaagaatattataaataggggagactgggtggcttagttggtcaagcatctgcctttgactcagatcatgatcctggggtcttggggtcgagcccagcctcaggctcccaggagcctgcttctccctctgcctctgccactcccccctgcttgtgctcactctctctcaaataaataaataaaatcttaaaaaaaaaaaaaaaaacaaccacaggggcacccgggtgactcagtcagttaagcgtctgccttcagctcaggtcatgatcctagggtcctggaatcgagtcccgcatcatgctccttgctcattggggagcctgcttctccctctgcctgctgctcccccggcttgtgctctctgtctcactctctccctctgtcaaataaataaatctttaaaaaacaaaaaagaaaaaaagaaaaacaaccccaCAACATACAACTCTTTATGCCACTGAGATATTAAACTCCAGTGGGAGaacctatttttttattagtaaaatattttaagaaagttacCACTGCAGCCTCTTCTTCGGTTTACCCTTAGAGAGCATCTACTACGTGCTAAGCTTTTGACTGTAATTCCTgccttgtctctctcctcccacctttaatattctttaatggtTTTTCCAGCTCTTGAATGTGGGTCTAGCTGATGAACTGCACCAGTATCTTCTGCTGCCGCTAAGCCTGGTAACAAGATGAAGAAATGTCGGTATCTTGACAGCAGACCATCAGTGTCCAGCTGCCTCTGCCCCCGACAATCTAGAGGCAGTGTTGTCCTGGTTGTGGGGGAAGCTGAACGTGATAAAAGCTTCCGGAGTctaaagtaaatattcaataGGAGCAGGTTGGATTTTAAAACAGGTTTCCCTCAAAGATATCTAAGGGGTTATTCATCTTCGGAAAACCTCTTGAGAGTTACAAAGATGACCTGACAAGGAAGTCCTGGGCATTGTGGCTTCTTCCTAGAACATAAGAGTTGCTGACGCCCCGGATACTGCCTTGATATTTTAGCCTGTAGAGTTAAGGAAAATTTAGACAAACTGGGTCTGAATTCACTAAAACTCAAGACTGCCAGATCTGTATCCCATTTCCGCGACTACACTCACATGCATACCATGGGACAAAGCTAATAACTCATCCTGGATTTTGGTTTTCACCAATACTCTCTTAAGATAACTTATGATTTTCTCTGGTCTCAAATGGTAGTCTTTTGACCTACAAATTAGACATTACTGCCTGAACAAGTGAAAAACTATTTCAAAGTAACACAGGTAAGAATCTGGCCTAAATTGAAAGCCTCGCCACCAACACCAAATTCCATAAAACCCATCTCTTCAAAATAGTACCATCGAAAAACATATCCTTAGAAATTCCTTGAGAATATTCACTCATGAAGTTCGATTTGTGCCATATCTGCAAGGTATGTTTGTATGCAATTCTTCTCTAACCTTTTCACTCTTCTTAACTCAGTGaaacttttttcaagattgttatTTCCCAGGTTTTAGCATAAAAATTGTTCTCATTTGCTTCAATTTTTAGACAAATGTCCAGTTTCCTCCAACCTCCACTATAATGTATTTTAAGCAATGTTTTCAGGCTAACACAtgaaagtatttcagaaaattaaaaggtagGGCTGCCACTGTCTACAGTGCTTTACTACAGACTAAAGCAACAACAGGAGAACCAGGCACTTGGACTTG containing:
- the LOC125281168 gene encoding NF-kappa-B-activating protein-like isoform X1 codes for the protein MAPVSGSRSPEGEASGSGGKRRSSSRSPKPSRSARSPRGRRSHSCSRNGLSHQLGGFSQGSRHQSYRSRSRSRSRERPSALRGNPFASASSTAYYGGYSRPYGSDKPWPSLLDKEREESLRQKRLRERERIGELGAPEVWGLSPKNPEPEGRGPSIARSSAPAARQLSARSCPGPVVRACSRSKSTAEKGRGFWPLGLGEGEGLLRNRGRVPVARSGYLHCHTAPFLLPGRPQPWGRVLPVHPKCLPGSPRFGVFRYSDFCEPRRPRSPVSTIGWPPPAVAVVPGCCLGVGEA
- the LOC125281168 gene encoding NF-kappa-B-activating protein-like isoform X2; this translates as MAPVSGSRSPEGEASGSGGKRRSSSRSPKPSRSARSPRGRRSHSCSRNGLSHQLGGFSQGSRHQSYRSRSRSRSRERPSALRGNPFASASSTAYYGGYSRPYGSDKPWPSLLDKEREESLRQKRLRERERIGELGAPEVWGLSPKNPEPEWISYCPSLGGVALCLKVSVGLSINPRWSPKPELQEPPLQPALLRLLHNPCIPAIHYPPSQIGGFQSH
- the LOC125281168 gene encoding NF-kappa-B-activating protein-like isoform X3, yielding MAPVSGSRSPEGEASGSGGKRRSSSRSPKPSRSARSPRGRRSHSCSRNGLSHQLGGFSQGSRHQSYRSRSRSRSRERPSALRGNPFASASSTAYYGGYSRPYGSDKPWPSLLDKEREESLRQKRLRERERIGELGAPEVWGLSPKNPEPEASRTTSAACLAKVTA